One genomic region from Dehalococcoidales bacterium encodes:
- a CDS encoding trypsin-like peptidase domain-containing protein, with protein MKNARIKLITSLCSILIIIITLCSCEIIIERFPDFNHVSSTSPPTSTSPPVNTTWNPPTESPGVDLANWVEAVEKARPSVVAVETSTGSGSGWIIDSDGIIVTNEHVVEGASEVGIILSDGRYFEVKSIYADEVTDIAVLYVEASGLPVASIGNSSLLKVGQPVAAVGNALGLGISMKGGWVSQLNVSTVIGGRPLYGLIETDAAMNPGNSGGPLINLAGEVVGITNAKLVDITIESVGYAISVDSAMPVIERLITRGSVTYPFLGIWGMTTVNPAINSYFELGIDQGVLIQGVNPGTGAEAGGLKAGDVILSIDEKPTLTVEDLVWTIRSKEIGQTIKIGYYRDGKQYTANVALSAYN; from the coding sequence ATGAAAAACGCAAGAATAAAGCTGATTACAAGTCTGTGCTCGATCCTAATTATTATAATAACCTTATGCAGTTGCGAGATTATTATCGAACGATTTCCCGATTTTAATCATGTTTCCAGTACATCTCCTCCTACTTCAACATCACCCCCGGTTAATACTACTTGGAATCCACCCACCGAATCTCCTGGTGTAGATCTGGCCAACTGGGTTGAAGCTGTAGAAAAAGCCCGCCCTTCGGTCGTTGCTGTAGAAACGTCCACTGGCTCCGGGTCGGGATGGATTATTGATAGTGATGGAATAATAGTCACCAACGAACATGTGGTTGAAGGGGCTTCAGAAGTAGGAATTATATTATCTGATGGCCGCTACTTTGAAGTAAAGAGTATTTATGCTGATGAGGTTACCGACATTGCAGTGTTATATGTAGAAGCGTCCGGATTACCGGTGGCTTCGATCGGCAACTCTTCTCTTTTAAAGGTAGGCCAGCCAGTTGCAGCCGTTGGTAATGCCCTGGGGCTTGGCATAAGCATGAAAGGCGGCTGGGTAAGTCAATTGAATGTTTCTACTGTAATTGGCGGAAGACCTCTTTATGGTCTTATCGAAACAGACGCGGCTATGAATCCCGGCAATAGTGGTGGACCGCTTATTAATCTGGCTGGGGAAGTTGTCGGCATCACCAATGCTAAACTGGTGGATATAACCATTGAAAGTGTTGGTTATGCGATCAGCGTTGATTCTGCCATGCCGGTAATAGAACGCCTCATAACACGAGGTTCTGTCACCTACCCGTTTTTGGGAATATGGGGAATGACGACTGTTAATCCAGCAATAAACAGTTACTTTGAACTGGGTATAGACCAGGGCGTGTTAATACAGGGAGTGAATCCAGGCACTGGAGCTGAAGCAGGCGGCCTCAAAGCTGGTGATGTAATCCTCTCGATAGATGAGAAGCCTACCCTTACAGTGGAAGACCTGGTATGGACTATACGATCCAAGGAAATTGGGCAAACGATAAAAATTGGCTATTACCGTGACGGTAAGCAGTACACAGCTAACGTCGCACTCTCTGCTTACAATTAG